The following coding sequences lie in one Fimbriimonadaceae bacterium genomic window:
- a CDS encoding cupin domain-containing protein, with protein MELQIVRWADARFDQPVPGLDRHCVDAQNALVAHVVLHPGATVPVHQHASEQVSVILSGKVKWILGEDRREVVVEGGTVLVLPPDFPHGVETIETTHIVDVLSPHGLMGVDRMKEGQA; from the coding sequence ATGGAACTACAGATCGTCCGCTGGGCGGACGCCCGGTTCGACCAACCCGTGCCCGGCCTAGACCGACACTGCGTCGACGCCCAGAACGCCCTGGTCGCCCACGTCGTACTTCACCCTGGGGCCACCGTGCCGGTCCACCAACACGCCAGCGAGCAAGTCTCCGTCATTCTCAGCGGCAAGGTCAAATGGATTCTTGGCGAAGACCGGCGCGAGGTTGTCGTCGAGGGAGGCACCGTCCTGGTCTTGCCACCTGATTTCCCTCACGGAGTCGAGACCATCGAGACGACCCACATCGTTGACGTTCTCAGCCCCCACGGCCTGATGGGGGTCGACCGTATGAAGGAAGGACAGGCCTGA
- a CDS encoding nitroreductase family protein, whose translation MANDGHVPYRPDRPTWEESRARIEVDYAVADARRTVRQFSRDPVPLDIIETAVKIAGTAPSGAHKQPWYFCVIGDQATKQVVRDRCEAEERDFYTRRAPKEWLDALEPLGTDFVKEHITDAPWLIVVFRRDYDVLADGSRSKNYYMTESVGIAVGFLIQALHRAGLATLTHTPAPMTFLRELCGRPPNEKPFVLIPVGYPSPDCVVPDLRRKPLEELYEQVKIVSRST comes from the coding sequence ATGGCGAACGACGGTCACGTCCCCTATCGGCCAGACCGACCCACGTGGGAAGAGAGCCGGGCCCGTATCGAAGTTGACTACGCGGTGGCCGACGCGCGCCGGACTGTGCGCCAGTTTTCCCGCGACCCGGTGCCTCTGGACATCATAGAGACGGCGGTCAAGATCGCGGGCACGGCACCGAGCGGCGCCCACAAGCAGCCTTGGTACTTTTGCGTCATCGGAGACCAAGCGACCAAGCAGGTTGTGCGGGACCGTTGTGAGGCTGAGGAACGGGACTTCTACACCCGGCGGGCACCCAAGGAATGGCTGGACGCCTTGGAGCCGCTTGGCACCGACTTCGTCAAGGAACACATCACCGACGCCCCGTGGCTGATCGTGGTGTTCCGGCGCGACTATGACGTCTTGGCCGACGGCAGCCGGTCCAAGAACTACTACATGACCGAATCAGTCGGTATTGCGGTGGGGTTCTTGATCCAGGCCCTCCACCGGGCCGGGCTGGCGACCCTCACCCACACGCCGGCACCCATGACGTTCCTCCGCGAGTTGTGCGGCCGACCACCGAACGAGAAGCCGTTCGTCCTTATCCCGGTGGGCTATCCGTCGCCTGATTGCGTCGTGCCCGACCTGCGGCGCAAGCCGCTCGAAGAACTGTACGAGCAAGTCAAGATTGTGTCAAGGTCAACTTGA
- a CDS encoding prepilin-type N-terminal cleavage/methylation domain-containing protein, producing MSTKTTVGRRSGLAFTLIELLVVIAIIAILAAILFPVFAQAKAAAKKTQCLSNNKQIGTSLYLYLNDSDDTLPMANYPAAPAYIGPPFTVFQFHAGAGVAELAWADLMQPYAKNTKIFACPDDAVDAKAADGSVLKGERLSYALNFYNYRQPNGVARFALNGGNMSEMATPASKIFIAETGVDSTGKRREIVRPDRDAGFDRHSKGSNYVFADTHAKYHLHPAWWATVAGSVWGNPDVAQTQPCPQWFPWVDAEEKW from the coding sequence ATGTCGACGAAAACGACTGTGGGGCGCCGTTCCGGACTGGCCTTCACATTGATCGAGCTCCTGGTGGTGATCGCCATCATCGCCATCCTCGCCGCGATCTTGTTCCCGGTCTTTGCCCAGGCCAAGGCGGCCGCCAAGAAGACGCAGTGCCTGAGCAACAACAAGCAGATCGGCACCTCGCTCTACCTGTATCTGAACGACAGTGACGACACCCTGCCGATGGCGAACTATCCGGCCGCCCCTGCCTATATCGGCCCTCCGTTCACCGTGTTCCAGTTCCACGCTGGGGCCGGCGTCGCGGAACTGGCCTGGGCCGACCTGATGCAGCCTTACGCGAAGAACACGAAGATCTTTGCCTGTCCCGACGACGCGGTGGACGCGAAGGCGGCCGACGGTAGTGTCCTCAAGGGGGAAAGGCTGTCATACGCCCTCAACTTCTACAACTACCGTCAGCCTAACGGCGTGGCCCGATTCGCACTCAACGGCGGCAACATGAGTGAGATGGCCACCCCGGCGAGCAAAATCTTCATCGCGGAGACCGGCGTCGACAGCACCGGTAAGCGGCGGGAGATCGTGCGACCGGACCGCGACGCCGGGTTCGACCGCCATTCGAAGGGCTCTAACTACGTCTTTGCCGACACCCACGCCAAGTATCACCTGCACCCGGCGTGGTGGGCGACGGTGGCGGGCAGCGTGTGGGGCAACCCAGACGTCGCCCAAACCCAGCCGTGCCCGCAGTGGTTCCCCTGGGTGGACGCCGAAGAAAAGTGGTGA
- a CDS encoding prepilin-type N-terminal cleavage/methylation domain-containing protein, with protein sequence MAVRTSIAERGFTLVELLVVVAVIALLAAILMPAFASAKSAAKATSCLSNIKETGMAVTLYVDDFDGGYPQTRKTSSDPAKDDADGSMEEPDYGPTWRLVRPYAKTGDALAHCPEDPDPTGSLCDAPFPDHPDLHSYITNGWFAFGLKEPQVKAPAETVYIAERRSSAGPGGVPYCNYLYRPWFNLANHDAPENDMDAESGAVSTKRHHQANYGFADTHVKSLPFAATFNLENGTDLHKP encoded by the coding sequence ATGGCGGTTAGAACGAGCATAGCAGAGCGCGGGTTCACCTTGGTCGAACTCTTGGTGGTCGTCGCCGTGATCGCCTTGCTTGCCGCGATCCTCATGCCTGCGTTCGCTTCGGCCAAGTCGGCGGCCAAAGCGACGTCGTGCCTGTCCAACATCAAGGAGACGGGCATGGCGGTGACCCTCTACGTGGACGACTTCGACGGTGGGTACCCGCAGACGCGCAAGACGAGCAGCGACCCTGCGAAGGACGATGCGGACGGGTCAATGGAGGAACCCGACTACGGCCCGACTTGGCGGCTGGTCCGCCCATACGCGAAGACGGGCGACGCCCTAGCCCATTGTCCCGAGGACCCCGACCCCACCGGGAGCCTTTGCGACGCGCCGTTTCCCGACCATCCTGACCTGCACTCCTACATCACCAACGGGTGGTTTGCGTTCGGGCTCAAGGAGCCGCAGGTCAAGGCACCGGCGGAGACGGTCTACATTGCGGAACGGCGTTCTTCAGCCGGCCCGGGCGGCGTGCCCTACTGCAACTACTTGTACCGGCCTTGGTTCAACTTGGCTAACCACGACGCGCCCGAGAACGACATGGACGCCGAGTCGGGGGCGGTCTCGACCAAGCGCCACCACCAGGCGAACTACGGTTTTGCCGACACCCACGTCAAATCGCTTCCGTTTGCGGCGACGTTCAACCTTGAGAACGGGACGGACCTGCACAAACCGTGA
- a CDS encoding prepilin-type N-terminal cleavage/methylation domain-containing protein, with product MKNNTRAFTLIELLVVIAIIAILAAILFPVFAQAKKSAKATATLSTVKQITLAAHIYGSDYDDGTVLTDSGPSYAEPTWGSIIQPYMKSQQMVWDPARATPSPSQYEGYGWDQVTTISINDSGYSGYWQTDNGACDGGFTNYVYGRSLAGMEDISTRIAFAPDVWGGTAVGWYYFRAYQANWIDPTDTTGEWSWYNMIWDTRKFYNGDSIPTGKADGSAKPIKRGAFIDWNEAPGTAEYCAWMETTGKQIWGAFWNAN from the coding sequence ATGAAGAACAACACCCGTGCGTTCACGCTCATCGAGCTCCTTGTCGTCATCGCGATCATCGCGATCCTCGCCGCCATCCTGTTCCCCGTCTTTGCCCAAGCAAAGAAGTCGGCCAAGGCGACCGCCACGCTGTCCACGGTCAAGCAGATCACACTGGCGGCCCACATCTACGGGAGCGACTATGACGACGGCACCGTCCTGACCGACAGTGGCCCCTCCTATGCGGAGCCGACTTGGGGGTCGATCATCCAGCCCTACATGAAGTCACAACAGATGGTGTGGGACCCCGCACGGGCGACGCCGAGTCCCAGCCAGTACGAAGGATACGGGTGGGACCAGGTGACCACGATCTCGATCAACGACTCGGGTTACTCGGGCTACTGGCAGACCGACAACGGCGCCTGCGACGGCGGATTCACAAACTATGTCTATGGCCGCAGCCTGGCCGGGATGGAAGACATCTCGACGAGAATCGCGTTTGCCCCCGACGTCTGGGGCGGGACCGCCGTCGGCTGGTACTACTTCCGCGCCTACCAAGCCAACTGGATCGACCCGACCGACACCACCGGCGAGTGGAGTTGGTACAACATGATCTGGGACACCCGCAAGTTCTATAACGGCGACTCGATCCCCACCGGAAAGGCGGACGGCAGCGCCAAACCGATCAAGCGGGGTGCGTTCATCGACTGGAACGAAGCCCCCGGCACGGCCGAGTACTGCGCGTGGATGGAGACGACCGGCAAGCAGATTTGGGGGGCGTTCTGGAACGCAAACTGA
- a CDS encoding DUF1697 domain-containing protein, with product MTRHALFFRGVNVGKRRIAMADLRDMLRGLGGDDVQTVLQSGTAVISHPEEGAKEIERIVEAAFAARFGFESWTHARGRADLDQVVARNPFPEFAGEHPDHLLVSFGRDEFDLTAVEAVQSQVTGPERLAAVARELYVVFPDGIGTSTLPRVKGYTKLIGQATARNWNTVVKVRDAL from the coding sequence ATGACCCGTCATGCCCTCTTCTTTCGGGGTGTCAACGTCGGCAAGCGGCGGATCGCCATGGCGGACTTGCGCGACATGTTGCGCGGACTGGGAGGGGACGATGTCCAGACCGTGCTCCAGAGCGGCACTGCCGTCATCAGTCATCCTGAGGAGGGTGCGAAAGAAATCGAGCGGATCGTCGAGGCGGCGTTTGCGGCACGGTTCGGGTTCGAGTCGTGGACGCACGCCAGGGGCCGCGCAGACTTGGACCAGGTCGTCGCCCGAAACCCCTTCCCTGAATTCGCGGGCGAGCACCCCGACCACCTCCTCGTCTCCTTCGGGCGAGACGAATTCGACCTGACCGCGGTCGAGGCCGTCCAGAGCCAAGTCACCGGGCCGGAGCGACTTGCCGCTGTCGCCCGGGAACTCTATGTCGTTTTCCCGGACGGCATCGGGACGTCGACATTGCCGCGGGTCAAGGGTTACACCAAGTTGATCGGACAAGCGACGGCCCGCAACTGGAACACCGTGGTCAAAGTCCGGGACGCGCTTTAG
- a CDS encoding AraC family transcriptional regulator encodes MLNDINAMSLAAGLPVRCVSAGIFTPRDENRYPERTLAAYQLIFVRNGSLHISQGGVQHTVEADQTLLLWPGRRHFGWKVNPMNLVYYWTYFTLSGEAEGADGNLVVPAATRVARPDHLVALFQRLLDDLDVAPGGSLAADATVLSVLCETSLKLPGEAAHEATATLAIRANAIVRTCFHQPITTSAIADKLACCPDYLGRVYRKVYGISLVEAIHRRRIQHARHLLTIGELSLDEVARHCGFTDSGYFRRIFKRHEKMTPVHYLALHVGGAVEPERPARSGR; translated from the coding sequence ATGCTAAACGACATCAACGCCATGAGTCTTGCCGCCGGCCTCCCGGTAAGGTGTGTTTCGGCAGGCATCTTTACGCCACGGGATGAAAACCGCTATCCCGAGCGCACCCTCGCCGCCTATCAGCTCATCTTCGTCAGGAACGGCTCCCTGCACATCAGCCAAGGCGGCGTGCAACACACCGTCGAGGCGGACCAGACCCTTTTGCTCTGGCCTGGCCGCCGCCACTTCGGCTGGAAGGTGAACCCGATGAACCTGGTCTACTACTGGACCTACTTCACCTTGTCCGGCGAGGCCGAGGGCGCCGACGGCAACCTTGTCGTCCCCGCCGCGACGCGAGTCGCCCGTCCCGACCACTTGGTGGCGCTGTTCCAGCGGTTACTCGACGACCTCGACGTAGCTCCGGGAGGGAGCTTGGCCGCCGACGCGACCGTCCTGTCCGTGCTTTGCGAAACCTCCCTCAAGCTCCCTGGCGAGGCGGCGCACGAAGCCACCGCCACCCTGGCGATACGGGCCAACGCGATCGTCCGCACCTGCTTCCACCAACCGATCACCACCTCGGCGATCGCCGACAAACTCGCCTGTTGTCCCGATTACCTCGGCCGCGTCTACCGCAAGGTCTATGGGATCAGCCTCGTCGAGGCGATCCACCGCCGCCGGATCCAGCACGCCCGCCACTTGTTGACCATCGGCGAGCTTTCGCTGGACGAGGTGGCCCGGCACTGCGGCTTCACCGACAGCGGCTACTTCCGCCGGATCTTCAAGCGCCATGAGAAAATGACCCCCGTCCACTACTTGGCCCTGCACGTCGGCGGCGCCGTCGAACCAGAGCGGCCGGCCCGAAGCGGCCGGTGA
- a CDS encoding prepilin-type N-terminal cleavage/methylation domain-containing protein — translation MNNHKPSQTRCRQAFTLIELLVVIAIIAILAAILFPVFAQAKMAAKKSMGVSHLKQLTIANMMYLSDYDDAFVPASRTDVDGTQFIWMFMIYPYTKNLDIYRNPQGEPNSGATGDPYYESFWKYVGGTYGSIPRARMKGQQFYNVSDHNAIARALNAVGSLHDGVMGWIMANPNGIGCWGSCAWVTTASLTQTQIGNVADQALIFDAGEPTGDYATGRPPDEELGTCAYRMSYSPGGDSIGGATPRWGGVKSCTEMRGDPPGSRYTMAPGQAEKILKGQSNIGFSDGHVKSMSLTALYKTEQCDLAPTNLCMVHLSPKN, via the coding sequence ATGAATAATCACAAACCAAGTCAAACGAGGTGTCGACAGGCGTTCACCCTGATCGAACTCCTCGTCGTGATCGCCATTATCGCGATTCTTGCCGCAATTCTGTTCCCGGTGTTCGCCCAGGCGAAAATGGCCGCCAAAAAGAGCATGGGCGTCTCTCACCTGAAGCAGTTGACGATCGCCAACATGATGTATCTGTCGGACTACGACGACGCTTTTGTACCGGCGTCAAGGACAGACGTCGATGGGACCCAGTTCATCTGGATGTTCATGATCTACCCGTACACGAAGAATCTGGACATCTACCGCAACCCTCAGGGTGAGCCGAACTCTGGGGCGACAGGCGACCCTTACTACGAGTCGTTCTGGAAGTACGTGGGTGGAACGTACGGCAGCATCCCGCGGGCCCGGATGAAGGGGCAGCAGTTCTACAACGTCAGCGACCATAACGCCATCGCCCGCGCCCTGAACGCGGTCGGTTCGCTCCACGACGGCGTCATGGGATGGATCATGGCGAACCCGAACGGCATCGGATGCTGGGGTTCCTGCGCTTGGGTGACGACGGCCAGCTTGACCCAGACGCAGATCGGCAACGTGGCCGACCAGGCCCTGATCTTTGACGCGGGTGAGCCGACGGGTGACTACGCGACCGGCCGGCCGCCCGACGAAGAGCTGGGCACGTGCGCCTACCGGATGAGCTACAGCCCGGGCGGCGACAGCATCGGCGGCGCCACCCCGCGTTGGGGCGGGGTGAAGTCCTGCACGGAAATGCGCGGTGACCCGCCCGGATCACGCTACACCATGGCTCCGGGCCAGGCAGAGAAGATCCTCAAGGGTCAGTCGAACATTGGCTTCAGCGACGGCCACGTGAAGTCGATGAGTCTCACCGCCCTCTACAAGACGGAGCAGTGCGACCTCGCCCCGACGAACCTGTGCATGGTGCACCTCTCGCCCAAGAACTGA
- a CDS encoding cellulase family glycosylhydrolase — protein MTLLIAALQIAGPRWTLKQAEDWGARQRWSAGCNFTPSTAVNQLEMWQADTFDPATIDRELGWMHSVGMSRARVYLHDLAYEQDPKGFKKRMADFLKLAGKHQVKVMFCIFDDCWNPHPRVGRQPAPRKGVHNSGWVRSPGDDRRAWPGDLARLKTYVQDIVKTFAKDKRVWMWDLYNEPGNSGYGEKSATLLRDVFEWAREVRPDQPLTAGAWQGGSDMDKLCLELSDVTSFHCYEGVDVLEKQIAIYKSYGRPVVCTEWMARTNNSLVTTHLPVFKAADVSCLQWGFVSGKTNTIFPWGSKEGGEEPKVWFHDLLRADGTPFDPAEVDTYRRLCRNEGG, from the coding sequence ATGACGCTGTTGATCGCCGCCCTGCAGATCGCCGGGCCTCGTTGGACCCTAAAGCAGGCTGAGGACTGGGGCGCCCGCCAAAGGTGGTCCGCCGGATGCAATTTCACGCCGAGCACCGCAGTCAACCAACTGGAAATGTGGCAGGCAGACACGTTTGACCCCGCGACGATCGACCGCGAACTTGGCTGGATGCACTCGGTCGGCATGTCGCGGGCCCGCGTCTACTTGCACGACCTCGCCTACGAACAGGATCCCAAGGGCTTCAAGAAGCGGATGGCCGACTTTTTGAAGCTGGCGGGCAAGCACCAAGTCAAGGTCATGTTCTGCATCTTCGACGACTGCTGGAACCCTCATCCAAGGGTAGGCCGTCAGCCCGCGCCTCGCAAGGGCGTCCACAACAGCGGGTGGGTACGCAGCCCGGGCGACGACCGCCGTGCGTGGCCGGGTGACCTTGCCCGTCTGAAAACGTACGTCCAGGACATTGTCAAGACATTTGCCAAGGACAAGCGCGTCTGGATGTGGGACCTCTACAACGAGCCGGGCAACTCCGGCTACGGCGAGAAGTCGGCGACGCTGCTTCGCGACGTTTTTGAGTGGGCGCGGGAGGTCCGACCCGACCAGCCCTTGACCGCCGGGGCGTGGCAGGGTGGTAGCGACATGGACAAACTCTGCCTGGAACTCAGCGACGTCACTTCATTCCACTGCTACGAAGGCGTCGACGTGCTCGAGAAGCAGATCGCCATCTACAAGAGTTACGGACGGCCGGTCGTGTGCACAGAGTGGATGGCCCGCACCAACAACAGTCTGGTCACGACGCACCTGCCCGTGTTCAAAGCGGCAGACGTCTCATGCCTCCAATGGGGATTCGTCTCGGGGAAGACGAACACGATCTTCCCGTGGGGCTCAAAAGAAGGCGGCGAAGAGCCCAAGGTGTGGTTCCATGACCTTCTCCGTGCCGACGGCACCCCCTTCGACCCCGCCGAGGTCGACACCTATCGGCGCTTGTGCCGTAACGAAGGCGGCTAA
- a CDS encoding prepilin-type N-terminal cleavage/methylation domain-containing protein, with translation MNRAFTLIELLVVIAIIAILAAILFPVFAQAKEAAKRTTCLSNAKQISLSSNLYFSDNDDTSPTVVEYYNYDIAGNISIVDYFNQLEPYIKSKQMFVCLDDQFKGCDAVDGVPDYIPGGQCLSYGSNWGPMQSFNAGTSEGGLYGPPLNGGNWEYHDNGGPNGWYFTYTVPGISMTSVTSPATMFAFGESSDVPFYTMCMGSILSRYFYSQTPINRNSQLRHAGKFQVGYVDGHAKMLPFKGGTWSGGANWPAYNSGSIEPVALPAGADHYGDWCSDPTAIIVTDVGPMPCNEVAYVILADTVLWPD, from the coding sequence ATGAACCGTGCGTTCACCTTGATCGAACTTCTCGTCGTGATCGCGATCATCGCCATATTGGCGGCGATCCTCTTCCCCGTGTTCGCCCAGGCAAAGGAGGCGGCCAAGCGGACGACCTGTTTGAGCAACGCCAAACAGATCTCGCTCTCGTCAAACCTTTACTTCAGCGACAATGACGACACGTCTCCGACGGTCGTCGAATACTACAACTACGACATCGCCGGCAACATCTCGATCGTCGACTACTTCAACCAGCTGGAGCCGTACATCAAGAGCAAACAGATGTTCGTCTGCCTCGACGACCAGTTCAAGGGTTGTGACGCCGTGGACGGCGTGCCGGACTACATCCCGGGCGGGCAATGCCTGAGCTACGGCTCGAACTGGGGGCCGATGCAGTCGTTCAACGCGGGCACCAGCGAAGGCGGCCTGTACGGCCCGCCGCTGAACGGAGGGAACTGGGAGTACCACGACAACGGGGGCCCGAACGGCTGGTACTTCACCTACACCGTACCGGGTATCTCCATGACGTCGGTCACGTCGCCCGCGACGATGTTCGCGTTTGGAGAGTCGTCTGACGTGCCGTTCTACACGATGTGCATGGGTTCGATTTTGAGCCGCTACTTCTACAGCCAGACACCGATCAACCGCAACAGCCAGTTGCGCCATGCCGGTAAGTTCCAGGTCGGCTACGTGGACGGGCACGCCAAGATGTTGCCGTTCAAGGGCGGCACTTGGTCGGGCGGGGCGAACTGGCCCGCCTACAACAGCGGATCTATCGAACCGGTCGCCTTACCTGCCGGAGCGGACCACTACGGTGACTGGTGCTCCGACCCGACCGCGATTATCGTCACCGACGTCGGCCCGATGCCGTGCAATGAAGTGGCCTACGTCATCCTCGCCGACACCGTGCTCTGGCCTGACTAG
- a CDS encoding PEP-CTERM sorting domain-containing protein (PEP-CTERM proteins occur, often in large numbers, in the proteomes of bacteria that also encode an exosortase, a predicted intramembrane cysteine proteinase. The presence of a PEP-CTERM domain at a protein's C-terminus predicts cleavage within the sorting domain, followed by covalent anchoring to some some component of the (usually Gram-negative) cell surface. Many PEP-CTERM proteins exhibit an unusual sequence composition that includes large numbers of potential glycosylation sites. Expression of one such protein has been shown restore the ability of a bacterium to form floc, a type of biofilm.) — protein MKNLLFTAFLLVSTTLADAQYWAGNTGHELIPGQDDISNSTVADGPFAGWAGFMSGGQFQNGATNKFAMEFLAGTTDQGGKQGRRGPAGVNCDVDDENQQIGTVTFDYGGMDGYVRVGSDDKHMSGMMMRGGITLDPGFKLSANHQFRWVQAYQETKFDGTVGSWTVDSPDPATSPLYTNYIAPNPNGVGNMAAALVDVPFDSDGLMFKTLDFVSYLVCYDLGTKDIGLLGSFRWGFTHEGNATDGSTGLKSDYLTIYQDGVYSQYNDFKDALGKMSPGWTTFEGCDGCVEVVPEPASLAGLGVMGLAALARRRRRSA, from the coding sequence ATGAAAAACCTTCTGTTTACTGCCTTCCTGCTCGTCTCGACGACCTTGGCCGACGCCCAGTATTGGGCGGGGAACACCGGCCACGAACTTATTCCTGGCCAAGACGACATCAGCAACTCGACGGTCGCCGACGGGCCGTTCGCCGGTTGGGCCGGGTTCATGTCTGGCGGCCAGTTCCAGAACGGGGCCACCAACAAGTTCGCCATGGAGTTTCTGGCGGGGACGACCGACCAGGGTGGCAAGCAGGGCCGCCGCGGCCCCGCCGGAGTCAATTGCGACGTCGATGACGAGAACCAGCAGATCGGCACGGTCACCTTCGACTACGGCGGCATGGACGGCTACGTCCGCGTCGGCAGTGACGACAAACACATGTCCGGCATGATGATGCGTGGCGGCATCACTCTAGACCCCGGGTTCAAGCTGAGCGCCAACCACCAGTTCCGCTGGGTCCAGGCGTACCAAGAGACCAAGTTCGACGGCACGGTCGGAAGTTGGACGGTAGACAGTCCCGACCCGGCGACTTCCCCGCTCTACACCAACTACATCGCGCCCAATCCGAACGGGGTGGGCAACATGGCCGCCGCTTTGGTGGACGTGCCGTTCGACAGTGACGGTCTGATGTTCAAGACCCTCGACTTTGTGTCCTACCTGGTCTGTTATGACCTAGGCACGAAGGACATCGGCCTGCTCGGCTCGTTCCGCTGGGGTTTCACCCACGAGGGGAACGCGACCGACGGATCGACCGGCCTCAAGAGCGACTACCTGACGATTTACCAAGACGGGGTGTACAGCCAATACAACGACTTCAAAGACGCCCTCGGCAAGATGTCTCCGGGCTGGACGACCTTTGAGGGTTGCGACGGTTGTGTCGAAGTTGTGCCCGAGCCGGCTTCTCTCGCCGGGCTAGGCGTCATGGGCTTGGCCGCGTTGGCCCGGCGTCGGCGCCGCTCAGCCTGA
- a CDS encoding helix-turn-helix transcriptional regulator, which translates to MVQQYVPFDASFGALADATRRGVLAQLGTGDASITALAERFHMTLTGMKKHVAVLERAGLVRTEKVGRVRTCRLGPRCLDEEAAWIEDYRKMWAARFDALDAVVEELKLKERKNGN; encoded by the coding sequence ATGGTTCAGCAATACGTGCCGTTCGACGCGTCCTTTGGCGCGTTGGCCGACGCGACGCGGCGGGGGGTGCTGGCTCAGCTCGGGACGGGCGACGCGTCCATCACCGCGCTGGCGGAGCGGTTCCACATGACCTTGACGGGCATGAAGAAGCACGTCGCTGTGCTTGAACGGGCGGGACTTGTCCGCACCGAGAAGGTGGGTCGGGTGAGGACCTGCCGACTCGGGCCGCGCTGCCTGGACGAAGAGGCCGCCTGGATCGAGGACTACCGCAAGATGTGGGCCGCGCGTTTCGACGCGCTGGACGCCGTTGTCGAGGAACTGAAACTCAAGGAAAGAAAGAATGGAAACTAG
- a CDS encoding SRPBCC domain-containing protein, giving the protein MDRKSERELVVTRTVAAPAHLVWRAWTEPELFRRWWVPQSFALALVSCELDVRPGGQYRLVFRHEGSTMEFFGTYLEVSAPSRLVWTNEEDGGQTVTTATFAEAEGSTTVVVSNLYPSKEALESDGATAAMPEAFDQLDTLLASLPHG; this is encoded by the coding sequence GTGGATCGAAAGTCAGAGCGAGAGCTCGTCGTCACCCGCACCGTCGCCGCCCCTGCCCACCTCGTTTGGCGGGCCTGGACCGAACCAGAACTGTTCCGTCGGTGGTGGGTGCCCCAATCGTTCGCCCTGGCCTTGGTTTCGTGCGAGCTGGACGTCCGTCCCGGCGGACAGTACCGGCTTGTGTTCCGGCACGAGGGATCGACGATGGAGTTTTTCGGCACCTACCTTGAGGTGTCCGCGCCGTCACGGCTTGTGTGGACCAACGAAGAGGACGGAGGCCAGACGGTGACTACGGCCACGTTCGCCGAGGCCGAGGGATCGACAACGGTCGTGGTCAGCAACCTCTACCCGTCGAAGGAGGCCCTGGAATCTGACGGGGCCACGGCGGCCATGCCGGAGGCCTTCGACCAACTCGACACCTTGCTGGCCAGTCTGCCTCACGGGTAG